A region from the Poecilia reticulata strain Guanapo linkage group LG12, Guppy_female_1.0+MT, whole genome shotgun sequence genome encodes:
- the LOC103473976 gene encoding transmembrane protein 230-like: MLTAGLSNNKVKYSRLAADDDGYIDLQFKKNPPKIPYKAIGVAVILFLIGSLLIILGALFLAGIINVENPDRTIPVIVIGLLVFLPGFYHLRIAYYAAKGYRGYSYDDIPDFGD; this comes from the exons ATGTTGACAGCTGGATTATCCAACAACAAGGTAAAGTATTCTCGACTGGCAGCTGACGACGATGGCTACATCGACCTGCAG TTCAAGAAGAATCCACCAAAGATCCCTTACAAGGCGATTGGTGTGGCAGTAATCTTGTTCCTGATTGGCTCCCTGCTGATCATTTTGGGAGCTCTGTTTCTGGCTGGGATCATCAACGTCGAG AATCCTGACCGCACCATCCCCGTCATCGTCATAGGCCTCCTGGTCTTCCTGCCCGGCTTTTACCACCTCAGGATCGCCTACTACGCCGCCAAGGGTTACCGCGGTTACTCCTACGATGACATCCCGGACTTCGGCGACTGA